One genomic segment of Parus major isolate Abel chromosome 10, Parus_major1.1, whole genome shotgun sequence includes these proteins:
- the FAM214A gene encoding protein FAM214A isoform X2 has translation MPDSARSATNSDVSCAMSVKALSTSDTLDEYFEYEAEEFLVSLALLITEGRTPEYSIKGRTEGFHCPPAQSSQPPTTKHECSDKLAQCRQARRTRSEVMLLWKNNIPIMVEVMLLPDCCYSDEGPTTEGNDLNDPAIKQDALLLERWILEPVPRQSGDRFIEEKTLLLAVRSFVFFSQLSAWLSVSHGAVPRNILYRVSAADVDLQWTFSQTPTEHVFPVPNVSHNVALRVSVQSLPRQSNYPVLTCSIHTNLGFYEKRMQERKFHQCSDPSAAQQCSTSSPQRFRGKQTWTMTPERLLNGKKMPEFTTSFRNLKLYPSTGLGSDFGASQSKVQCYNSTANIKTQSHETPVRTFKSYSLVDSRVSNSHCSHQPTGETNPLIGSLLQERQEVIARIAQHLIHCDPATSPVVAGRPFTTHENISATPKAFRSTFEEENLPRKSKESSPVSAANLDNAIQEDGGEGKTRAVPEVTLLDARVPGNHCGRQSAGESNPLIDSLLQERQEVIARIAQHLIHCDPATSHIAGRPFKMHEANPVTSKIFRSTYEDENLLKKGKEPPSVSFAKSNFSLLEDSSKSGTKTPDTPITPSRFDGELKTSLKVQARRKLVLAKPSEAVQNAFHQTSNKTSHAFNSIHTSSSSCIKENKSEVPDKLEIHSGYAQKDQITNITKQGSNSSSIDEQICTNKLKERTVVSENNGTDSFNNLQIEKCRILEGTKKATMMPISDSLHKNELKCLDRDSKKPNIYEQNTQLVSIENYLNKDHDSFKNKTKQDKTKTAHDENEDPTGLDFQNTCQKKPAEDNVVKCERQKNPDVQKAPSLKHTNTWRKHNFRSLDGTSTKAFHPRTGLPLLSSPVPQRKTQSGCFDLDSSLLKCLSSRSPQQCINRDGDPDSHGKPFLSSSAPPVTSLSLLGNFEESVLNFRLDPLGVVEGFTAEVGASGVFCPTHMTLPVEVSFYSVSDDNAPSPYMGVITLESLGKRGYRVPPSGTIQVTLFNPNKTVVKMFVVIYDLREMPANHQTFLRQRTFSVPVRREVKRTVNKENSHQTEERLLRYLIHLRFQSSKSGKIYLHRDVRLLFSRKSMEVDSGAAYELKSYTESPTNPQFSPRC, from the exons ATGCCAGATTCTGCAAGATCAGCCACTAATTCAGATG TGAGCTGTGCTATGTCTGTGAAGGCCCTGAGCACTTCAG ATACTTTGGATGAATACTTTGAGTATGAAGCTGAGGAGTTCCTGGTGTCCTTGGCCTTGCTGATCACTGAGGGCCGGACACCAGAGTACTCGATCAAGGGCAGGACAGAGGGCTTTCACTGCCCACCAGCACAGTCAAGTCAGCCACCAACAACTAAGCATGAATGCAGCGACAAACTGGCTCAG tgTCGTCAGGCCAGGCGAACCAGATCTGAGGTTATGCTTCTGTGGAAGAACAATATTCCAATCATGGTAGAAGTGATGCTACTTCCAGACTGTTGCTATAGTGATGAAGGGCCCACCACAGAGGGGAATGATTTAAATGATCCTGCAATCAAACAAGATGCATTGTTGTTAGAAAGGTGGATTTTGGAGCCAGTTCCTCGACA GAGTGGAGATCGATTTATTGAAGAGAAGACCCTTTTATTGGCTGTTCgctcctttgttttcttctctcagctGAGCGCGTGGCTGAGTGTTTCACATGGTGCTGTTCCCCGAAACATCCTGTACAG GGTGAGCGCTGCAGATGTGGACTTGCAATGGACGTTCTCCCAGACACCCACTGAGCATGTCTTTCCTGTTCCTAATGTTTCTCACAACGTGGCCTTGAGGGTCAGCGTCCAGTCCCTGCCCAGGCAATCCAATTACCCGGTTTTGACCTGCAGCATTCACACCAACCTTGGCTTTTATGAAAAGCGAATGCAGGAGCGTAAGTTCCATCAGTGCAGCgatcccagtgctgctcagcaatgCAGCACTTCCAGTCCACAGCGTTTTCGTGGGAAACAGACATGGACAATGACACCTGAACGCCTACTTAATGGAAAAAAGATGCCTGAATTTACTACAtcttttagaaatttaaaactttatCCATCTACTGGACTTGGGTCTGACTTTGGGGCATCACAGTCTAAAGTTCAGTGCTACAATTCCACAGCAAATATTAAGACACAATCCCATGAAACACCGGTCAGAACTTTTAAATCCTATTCTCTAGTTGATTCCCGTGTTTCAAATAGTCATTGCTCTCATCAGCCCACAGGAGAAACCAATCCTTTGATAGGCTCTTTGCTTCAAGAGCGCCAGGAAGTCATTGCAAGGATTGCTCAGCACTTGATTCACTGTGATCCAGCTACTTCACCAGTTGTTGCTGGGCGTCCATTCACCACACATGAAAACATCTCGGCTACACCAAAAGCTTTTCGGAGTACTTTCGAAGAGGAAAACTTGccaaggaaaagcaaggaaagctCCCCTGTTTCAGCTGCCAACTTAGACAATGCAATACAGGAAGATGGTGGCGAAGGCAAAACTAGAGCCGTGCCAGAGGTCACACTGCTCGATGCCCGTGTTCCAGGGAACCACTGTGGTCGTCAGTCAGCAGGAGAGAGTAACCCCCTGATCgattccctgctccaggagcgGCAGGAGGTGATAGCAAGGATTGCCCAACACCTGATTCATTGTGATCCAGCTACTTCCCACATTGCTGGACGTCCATTCAAAATGCATGAGGCTAATCCAGTCACGTCAAAAATTTTCCGAAGTACATATGAAGATGAAAATTTGCTGAAGAAAGGCAAGGAACCgccttctgtttcttttgctaaatcaaatttttctttgttggaAGACAGCAGTAAATCTGGGACAAAGACACCTGATACTCCTATCACTCCTTCTAGGTTTGATGGAGAATTGAAGACTTCTCTGAAAGTtcaagcaagaagaaaattggTTTTAGCAAAACCCAGTGAAGCTGTCCAAAATGCATTTCATCAGACTTCAAATAAAACTTCTCATGCATTTAATAGCATTCACacgtcatcatcatcatgtattaaagaaaataaatctgaagttCCAGATAAATTGGAAATACATTCTGGTTATGCACAGAAAGACCAGATAACCAATATAACTAAGCAGGGTTCAAATTCCAGCAGCATTGATGAACAGATTTGCACAAATAAACTTAAAGAAAGAACAGTTGTTAGTGAGAACAATGGCACAGAcagttttaataatttacagatagaaaaatgcagaatactTGAAGGTACAAAAAAAGCAACTATGATGCCGATATCTGACTCTTTGCACAAAAATGAGCTCAAGTGTTTAGACAGAGACtccaaaaaaccaaatatttatgAGCAAAATACTCAGCTTGTTagtattgaaaattatttaaataaagaccATGAcagtttcaaaaacaaaaccaaacaagataaaacaaaaactgcacATGATGAGAATGAAGACCCAACAGGCCTCGATTTTCAAAACACTTGTCAGAAGAAGCCTGCAGAAGACAATGTAGTTAAATGTGAACGGCAGAAGAACCCAGATGTACAG AAAGCACCATCTctaaaacacacaaatacatGGCGGAAACACAATTTTCGATCCCTGGATGGAACTTCAACCAAGGCTTTTCATCCCAGAACTGGACTGCCTCTGCTTTCAAGTCCT GTTcctcaaaggaaaacacagtcTGGGTGCTTTGATCTGGATTCATCATTGTTGAAATGTCTGTCTTCAAGAAG ccCACAACAATGTATAAACAGAGACGGTGATCCAGACAGCCATGGGAAACCATTTTTAAGTTCTAGTGCTCCACCAGTAACAAGTCTGAGCCTTCTGGGAAACTTTGAG gaatCTGTCCTGAATTTCCGCCTGGACCCGCTTGGTGTCGTGGAGGGTTTCACAGCAGAGGTGGGAGCGAGTGGAGTCTTTTGTCCCACACACATGACTCTGCCAGTTGAAGTGTCATTCTACAGCGTTTCAGATGACAATGCGCCCTCTCCTTACATG ggTGTAATTACTTTAGAGTCCCTTGGTAAAAGGGGTTATCGGGTACCGCCTTCAGGAACAATACAAGTG ACCTTATTTAACCCTAACAAAACTGTGGTGAAGATGTTTGTGGTGATCTATGACTTGAGAGAAATGCCAGCTAATCATCAAACATTCCTACGGCAAAGAACTTTCTCTGTTCCTGTGAGACGAGAAGTCAAGCGAACTGTCAATAAAGAAAACAGTCACCAGACTGAAGAAAGGCTACTACGCTACCTCATACATCTGAG GTTCCAGAGCTCTAAATCTGGAAAGATCTACCTCCACAGAGATGTAAGGCTCCTATTCTCTCGGAAATCCATGGAAGTTGATAGCGGCGCTGCATATGAACTCAAATCTTACACTGAATCTCCAACAAATCCTCAGTTTTCACCAAGATGCTAG
- the FAM214A gene encoding protein FAM214A isoform X3: MFHEGKILGKQTGKIYRKLEDTLDEYFEYEAEEFLVSLALLITEGRTPEYSIKGRTEGFHCPPAQSSQPPTTKHECSDKLAQCRQARRTRSEVMLLWKNNIPIMVEVMLLPDCCYSDEGPTTEGNDLNDPAIKQDALLLERWILEPVPRQSGDRFIEEKTLLLAVRSFVFFSQLSAWLSVSHGAVPRNILYRVSAADVDLQWTFSQTPTEHVFPVPNVSHNVALRVSVQSLPRQSNYPVLTCSIHTNLGFYEKRMQERKFHQCSDPSAAQQCSTSSPQRFRGKQTWTMTPERLLNGKKMPEFTTSFRNLKLYPSTGLGSDFGASQSKVQCYNSTANIKTQSHETPVRTFKSYSLVDSRVSNSHCSHQPTGETNPLIGSLLQERQEVIARIAQHLIHCDPATSPVVAGRPFTTHENISATPKAFRSTFEEENLPRKSKESSPVSAANLDNAIQEDGGEGKTRAVPEVTLLDARVPGNHCGRQSAGESNPLIDSLLQERQEVIARIAQHLIHCDPATSHIAGRPFKMHEANPVTSKIFRSTYEDENLLKKGKEPPSVSFAKSNFSLLEDSSKSGTKTPDTPITPSRFDGELKTSLKVQARRKLVLAKPSEAVQNAFHQTSNKTSHAFNSIHTSSSSCIKENKSEVPDKLEIHSGYAQKDQITNITKQGSNSSSIDEQICTNKLKERTVVSENNGTDSFNNLQIEKCRILEGTKKATMMPISDSLHKNELKCLDRDSKKPNIYEQNTQLVSIENYLNKDHDSFKNKTKQDKTKTAHDENEDPTGLDFQNTCQKKPAEDNVVKCERQKNPDVQKAPSLKHTNTWRKHNFRSLDGTSTKAFHPRTGLPLLSSPVPQRKTQSGCFDLDSSLLKCLSSRSPQQCINRDGDPDSHGKPFLSSSAPPVTSLSLLGNFEESVLNFRLDPLGVVEGFTAEVGASGVFCPTHMTLPVEVSFYSVSDDNAPSPYMGVITLESLGKRGYRVPPSGTIQVTLFNPNKTVVKMFVVIYDLREMPANHQTFLRQRTFSVPVRREVKRTVNKENSHQTEERLLRYLIHLRFQSSKSGKIYLHRDVRLLFSRKSMEVDSGAAYELKSYTESPTNPQFSPRC, translated from the exons ATACTTTGGATGAATACTTTGAGTATGAAGCTGAGGAGTTCCTGGTGTCCTTGGCCTTGCTGATCACTGAGGGCCGGACACCAGAGTACTCGATCAAGGGCAGGACAGAGGGCTTTCACTGCCCACCAGCACAGTCAAGTCAGCCACCAACAACTAAGCATGAATGCAGCGACAAACTGGCTCAG tgTCGTCAGGCCAGGCGAACCAGATCTGAGGTTATGCTTCTGTGGAAGAACAATATTCCAATCATGGTAGAAGTGATGCTACTTCCAGACTGTTGCTATAGTGATGAAGGGCCCACCACAGAGGGGAATGATTTAAATGATCCTGCAATCAAACAAGATGCATTGTTGTTAGAAAGGTGGATTTTGGAGCCAGTTCCTCGACA GAGTGGAGATCGATTTATTGAAGAGAAGACCCTTTTATTGGCTGTTCgctcctttgttttcttctctcagctGAGCGCGTGGCTGAGTGTTTCACATGGTGCTGTTCCCCGAAACATCCTGTACAG GGTGAGCGCTGCAGATGTGGACTTGCAATGGACGTTCTCCCAGACACCCACTGAGCATGTCTTTCCTGTTCCTAATGTTTCTCACAACGTGGCCTTGAGGGTCAGCGTCCAGTCCCTGCCCAGGCAATCCAATTACCCGGTTTTGACCTGCAGCATTCACACCAACCTTGGCTTTTATGAAAAGCGAATGCAGGAGCGTAAGTTCCATCAGTGCAGCgatcccagtgctgctcagcaatgCAGCACTTCCAGTCCACAGCGTTTTCGTGGGAAACAGACATGGACAATGACACCTGAACGCCTACTTAATGGAAAAAAGATGCCTGAATTTACTACAtcttttagaaatttaaaactttatCCATCTACTGGACTTGGGTCTGACTTTGGGGCATCACAGTCTAAAGTTCAGTGCTACAATTCCACAGCAAATATTAAGACACAATCCCATGAAACACCGGTCAGAACTTTTAAATCCTATTCTCTAGTTGATTCCCGTGTTTCAAATAGTCATTGCTCTCATCAGCCCACAGGAGAAACCAATCCTTTGATAGGCTCTTTGCTTCAAGAGCGCCAGGAAGTCATTGCAAGGATTGCTCAGCACTTGATTCACTGTGATCCAGCTACTTCACCAGTTGTTGCTGGGCGTCCATTCACCACACATGAAAACATCTCGGCTACACCAAAAGCTTTTCGGAGTACTTTCGAAGAGGAAAACTTGccaaggaaaagcaaggaaagctCCCCTGTTTCAGCTGCCAACTTAGACAATGCAATACAGGAAGATGGTGGCGAAGGCAAAACTAGAGCCGTGCCAGAGGTCACACTGCTCGATGCCCGTGTTCCAGGGAACCACTGTGGTCGTCAGTCAGCAGGAGAGAGTAACCCCCTGATCgattccctgctccaggagcgGCAGGAGGTGATAGCAAGGATTGCCCAACACCTGATTCATTGTGATCCAGCTACTTCCCACATTGCTGGACGTCCATTCAAAATGCATGAGGCTAATCCAGTCACGTCAAAAATTTTCCGAAGTACATATGAAGATGAAAATTTGCTGAAGAAAGGCAAGGAACCgccttctgtttcttttgctaaatcaaatttttctttgttggaAGACAGCAGTAAATCTGGGACAAAGACACCTGATACTCCTATCACTCCTTCTAGGTTTGATGGAGAATTGAAGACTTCTCTGAAAGTtcaagcaagaagaaaattggTTTTAGCAAAACCCAGTGAAGCTGTCCAAAATGCATTTCATCAGACTTCAAATAAAACTTCTCATGCATTTAATAGCATTCACacgtcatcatcatcatgtattaaagaaaataaatctgaagttCCAGATAAATTGGAAATACATTCTGGTTATGCACAGAAAGACCAGATAACCAATATAACTAAGCAGGGTTCAAATTCCAGCAGCATTGATGAACAGATTTGCACAAATAAACTTAAAGAAAGAACAGTTGTTAGTGAGAACAATGGCACAGAcagttttaataatttacagatagaaaaatgcagaatactTGAAGGTACAAAAAAAGCAACTATGATGCCGATATCTGACTCTTTGCACAAAAATGAGCTCAAGTGTTTAGACAGAGACtccaaaaaaccaaatatttatgAGCAAAATACTCAGCTTGTTagtattgaaaattatttaaataaagaccATGAcagtttcaaaaacaaaaccaaacaagataaaacaaaaactgcacATGATGAGAATGAAGACCCAACAGGCCTCGATTTTCAAAACACTTGTCAGAAGAAGCCTGCAGAAGACAATGTAGTTAAATGTGAACGGCAGAAGAACCCAGATGTACAG AAAGCACCATCTctaaaacacacaaatacatGGCGGAAACACAATTTTCGATCCCTGGATGGAACTTCAACCAAGGCTTTTCATCCCAGAACTGGACTGCCTCTGCTTTCAAGTCCT GTTcctcaaaggaaaacacagtcTGGGTGCTTTGATCTGGATTCATCATTGTTGAAATGTCTGTCTTCAAGAAG ccCACAACAATGTATAAACAGAGACGGTGATCCAGACAGCCATGGGAAACCATTTTTAAGTTCTAGTGCTCCACCAGTAACAAGTCTGAGCCTTCTGGGAAACTTTGAG gaatCTGTCCTGAATTTCCGCCTGGACCCGCTTGGTGTCGTGGAGGGTTTCACAGCAGAGGTGGGAGCGAGTGGAGTCTTTTGTCCCACACACATGACTCTGCCAGTTGAAGTGTCATTCTACAGCGTTTCAGATGACAATGCGCCCTCTCCTTACATG ggTGTAATTACTTTAGAGTCCCTTGGTAAAAGGGGTTATCGGGTACCGCCTTCAGGAACAATACAAGTG ACCTTATTTAACCCTAACAAAACTGTGGTGAAGATGTTTGTGGTGATCTATGACTTGAGAGAAATGCCAGCTAATCATCAAACATTCCTACGGCAAAGAACTTTCTCTGTTCCTGTGAGACGAGAAGTCAAGCGAACTGTCAATAAAGAAAACAGTCACCAGACTGAAGAAAGGCTACTACGCTACCTCATACATCTGAG GTTCCAGAGCTCTAAATCTGGAAAGATCTACCTCCACAGAGATGTAAGGCTCCTATTCTCTCGGAAATCCATGGAAGTTGATAGCGGCGCTGCATATGAACTCAAATCTTACACTGAATCTCCAACAAATCCTCAGTTTTCACCAAGATGCTAG
- the FAM214A gene encoding protein FAM214A isoform X6, with protein sequence MKPERDTLDEYFEYEAEEFLVSLALLITEGRTPEYSIKGRTEGFHCPPAQSSQPPTTKHECSDKLAQCRQARRTRSEVMLLWKNNIPIMVEVMLLPDCCYSDEGPTTEGNDLNDPAIKQDALLLERWILEPVPRQSGDRFIEEKTLLLAVRSFVFFSQLSAWLSVSHGAVPRNILYRVSAADVDLQWTFSQTPTEHVFPVPNVSHNVALRVSVQSLPRQSNYPVLTCSIHTNLGFYEKRMQERKFHQCSDPSAAQQCSTSSPQRFRGKQTWTMTPERLLNGKKMPEFTTSFRNLKLYPSTGLGSDFGASQSKVQCYNSTANIKTQSHETPVRTFKSYSLVDSRVSNSHCSHQPTGETNPLIGSLLQERQEVIARIAQHLIHCDPATSPVVAGRPFTTHENISATPKAFRSTFEEENLPRKSKESSPVSAANLDNAIQEDGGEGKTRAVPEVTLLDARVPGNHCGRQSAGESNPLIDSLLQERQEVIARIAQHLIHCDPATSHIAGRPFKMHEANPVTSKIFRSTYEDENLLKKGKEPPSVSFAKSNFSLLEDSSKSGTKTPDTPITPSRFDGELKTSLKVQARRKLVLAKPSEAVQNAFHQTSNKTSHAFNSIHTSSSSCIKENKSEVPDKLEIHSGYAQKDQITNITKQGSNSSSIDEQICTNKLKERTVVSENNGTDSFNNLQIEKCRILEGTKKATMMPISDSLHKNELKCLDRDSKKPNIYEQNTQLVSIENYLNKDHDSFKNKTKQDKTKTAHDENEDPTGLDFQNTCQKKPAEDNVVKCERQKNPDVQKAPSLKHTNTWRKHNFRSLDGTSTKAFHPRTGLPLLSSPVPQRKTQSGCFDLDSSLLKCLSSRSPQQCINRDGDPDSHGKPFLSSSAPPVTSLSLLGNFEESVLNFRLDPLGVVEGFTAEVGASGVFCPTHMTLPVEVSFYSVSDDNAPSPYMGVITLESLGKRGYRVPPSGTIQVTLFNPNKTVVKMFVVIYDLREMPANHQTFLRQRTFSVPVRREVKRTVNKENSHQTEERLLRYLIHLRFQSSKSGKIYLHRDVRLLFSRKSMEVDSGAAYELKSYTESPTNPQFSPRC encoded by the exons ATACTTTGGATGAATACTTTGAGTATGAAGCTGAGGAGTTCCTGGTGTCCTTGGCCTTGCTGATCACTGAGGGCCGGACACCAGAGTACTCGATCAAGGGCAGGACAGAGGGCTTTCACTGCCCACCAGCACAGTCAAGTCAGCCACCAACAACTAAGCATGAATGCAGCGACAAACTGGCTCAG tgTCGTCAGGCCAGGCGAACCAGATCTGAGGTTATGCTTCTGTGGAAGAACAATATTCCAATCATGGTAGAAGTGATGCTACTTCCAGACTGTTGCTATAGTGATGAAGGGCCCACCACAGAGGGGAATGATTTAAATGATCCTGCAATCAAACAAGATGCATTGTTGTTAGAAAGGTGGATTTTGGAGCCAGTTCCTCGACA GAGTGGAGATCGATTTATTGAAGAGAAGACCCTTTTATTGGCTGTTCgctcctttgttttcttctctcagctGAGCGCGTGGCTGAGTGTTTCACATGGTGCTGTTCCCCGAAACATCCTGTACAG GGTGAGCGCTGCAGATGTGGACTTGCAATGGACGTTCTCCCAGACACCCACTGAGCATGTCTTTCCTGTTCCTAATGTTTCTCACAACGTGGCCTTGAGGGTCAGCGTCCAGTCCCTGCCCAGGCAATCCAATTACCCGGTTTTGACCTGCAGCATTCACACCAACCTTGGCTTTTATGAAAAGCGAATGCAGGAGCGTAAGTTCCATCAGTGCAGCgatcccagtgctgctcagcaatgCAGCACTTCCAGTCCACAGCGTTTTCGTGGGAAACAGACATGGACAATGACACCTGAACGCCTACTTAATGGAAAAAAGATGCCTGAATTTACTACAtcttttagaaatttaaaactttatCCATCTACTGGACTTGGGTCTGACTTTGGGGCATCACAGTCTAAAGTTCAGTGCTACAATTCCACAGCAAATATTAAGACACAATCCCATGAAACACCGGTCAGAACTTTTAAATCCTATTCTCTAGTTGATTCCCGTGTTTCAAATAGTCATTGCTCTCATCAGCCCACAGGAGAAACCAATCCTTTGATAGGCTCTTTGCTTCAAGAGCGCCAGGAAGTCATTGCAAGGATTGCTCAGCACTTGATTCACTGTGATCCAGCTACTTCACCAGTTGTTGCTGGGCGTCCATTCACCACACATGAAAACATCTCGGCTACACCAAAAGCTTTTCGGAGTACTTTCGAAGAGGAAAACTTGccaaggaaaagcaaggaaagctCCCCTGTTTCAGCTGCCAACTTAGACAATGCAATACAGGAAGATGGTGGCGAAGGCAAAACTAGAGCCGTGCCAGAGGTCACACTGCTCGATGCCCGTGTTCCAGGGAACCACTGTGGTCGTCAGTCAGCAGGAGAGAGTAACCCCCTGATCgattccctgctccaggagcgGCAGGAGGTGATAGCAAGGATTGCCCAACACCTGATTCATTGTGATCCAGCTACTTCCCACATTGCTGGACGTCCATTCAAAATGCATGAGGCTAATCCAGTCACGTCAAAAATTTTCCGAAGTACATATGAAGATGAAAATTTGCTGAAGAAAGGCAAGGAACCgccttctgtttcttttgctaaatcaaatttttctttgttggaAGACAGCAGTAAATCTGGGACAAAGACACCTGATACTCCTATCACTCCTTCTAGGTTTGATGGAGAATTGAAGACTTCTCTGAAAGTtcaagcaagaagaaaattggTTTTAGCAAAACCCAGTGAAGCTGTCCAAAATGCATTTCATCAGACTTCAAATAAAACTTCTCATGCATTTAATAGCATTCACacgtcatcatcatcatgtattaaagaaaataaatctgaagttCCAGATAAATTGGAAATACATTCTGGTTATGCACAGAAAGACCAGATAACCAATATAACTAAGCAGGGTTCAAATTCCAGCAGCATTGATGAACAGATTTGCACAAATAAACTTAAAGAAAGAACAGTTGTTAGTGAGAACAATGGCACAGAcagttttaataatttacagatagaaaaatgcagaatactTGAAGGTACAAAAAAAGCAACTATGATGCCGATATCTGACTCTTTGCACAAAAATGAGCTCAAGTGTTTAGACAGAGACtccaaaaaaccaaatatttatgAGCAAAATACTCAGCTTGTTagtattgaaaattatttaaataaagaccATGAcagtttcaaaaacaaaaccaaacaagataaaacaaaaactgcacATGATGAGAATGAAGACCCAACAGGCCTCGATTTTCAAAACACTTGTCAGAAGAAGCCTGCAGAAGACAATGTAGTTAAATGTGAACGGCAGAAGAACCCAGATGTACAG AAAGCACCATCTctaaaacacacaaatacatGGCGGAAACACAATTTTCGATCCCTGGATGGAACTTCAACCAAGGCTTTTCATCCCAGAACTGGACTGCCTCTGCTTTCAAGTCCT GTTcctcaaaggaaaacacagtcTGGGTGCTTTGATCTGGATTCATCATTGTTGAAATGTCTGTCTTCAAGAAG ccCACAACAATGTATAAACAGAGACGGTGATCCAGACAGCCATGGGAAACCATTTTTAAGTTCTAGTGCTCCACCAGTAACAAGTCTGAGCCTTCTGGGAAACTTTGAG gaatCTGTCCTGAATTTCCGCCTGGACCCGCTTGGTGTCGTGGAGGGTTTCACAGCAGAGGTGGGAGCGAGTGGAGTCTTTTGTCCCACACACATGACTCTGCCAGTTGAAGTGTCATTCTACAGCGTTTCAGATGACAATGCGCCCTCTCCTTACATG ggTGTAATTACTTTAGAGTCCCTTGGTAAAAGGGGTTATCGGGTACCGCCTTCAGGAACAATACAAGTG ACCTTATTTAACCCTAACAAAACTGTGGTGAAGATGTTTGTGGTGATCTATGACTTGAGAGAAATGCCAGCTAATCATCAAACATTCCTACGGCAAAGAACTTTCTCTGTTCCTGTGAGACGAGAAGTCAAGCGAACTGTCAATAAAGAAAACAGTCACCAGACTGAAGAAAGGCTACTACGCTACCTCATACATCTGAG GTTCCAGAGCTCTAAATCTGGAAAGATCTACCTCCACAGAGATGTAAGGCTCCTATTCTCTCGGAAATCCATGGAAGTTGATAGCGGCGCTGCATATGAACTCAAATCTTACACTGAATCTCCAACAAATCCTCAGTTTTCACCAAGATGCTAG